Proteins encoded by one window of Chiroxiphia lanceolata isolate bChiLan1 chromosome 26, bChiLan1.pri, whole genome shotgun sequence:
- the STRADA gene encoding STE20-related kinase adapter protein alpha isoform X3 — MSNFLPDSSCYELLTIIGRGFEDLMVVNLARYKPTGEYVTVRRVNLEACTNEMVTFLQGELHVSKLFNHPNIVPYKATFIADNELWVVTSFMAYGSAKDLICTHFMDGMSELAIAYILQGVLKALDYIHHMGYVHRSVKASHILISVDGKVYLSGLRSNLSMINHGQRLKVVHDFPKYSIKVLPWLSPEVLQQNLQGYDAKSDIYSVGITACELANGHVPFKDMPSTQMLLEKLNGTVPCLLDTTTIPADELTMKTSRSSANYGMGESTAVSNVRAANGEPALHPYLRTFSTYFHNFVEQCLQRNPDFRPSAGALLSHPFFKQIKRRASEALPELLRPVTPITNLEGTQPQDPSGIFGLVSNLEQLDVDDWEF; from the exons ATGAGCAACTTCCTTCCAGACAGCAGCTGCTATGAGTTGCTCACCATCATAG GCAGAGGCTTTGAAGACCTGATGGTTGTGAACCTGGCCAGGTATAAACCCACAGGAGAGTATGTCACAGTCAGAAGGGTGAACCTGGAGGCCTGCACAAACGAGATGGTCACGTTCCTGCAG gggGAACTTCATGTTTCCAAGCTCTTCAACCACCCGAACATCGTGCCATACAAAGCAACCTTCATAGCTGACAATGAGCTGTGGGTTGTGACATCTTTCATGGCCTATG gCTCTGCAAAAGATCTAATCTGTACCCATTTTATGGATGGGATGAGTGAACTGGCCATTGCATATATCCTCCAAGGTGTATTGAAAGCACTTGACTACATCCACCACATGGGCTATGTACatag gAGTGTCAAAGCCAGCCATATCCTGATCTCTGTGGATGGGAAGGTGTACCTCTCTGGCCTGAGGAGTAACCTGAGTATGATCAACCACGGGCAGCGACTCAAAGTTGTTCATGACTTCCCCAAGTACAGCATCAAAGTGCTGCCTTGGCTCAGTCCTGAGGTCTTGCAGCAG AACCTCCAGGGTTACGATGCAAAATCTGACATTTACAGCGTGGGGATAACGGCCTGTGAGCTGGCAAACGGACACGTCCCCTTCAAAGACATGCCTTCCACTCAG ATGCTCTTGGAGAAGCTGAATGGAACCGTTCCCTGCCTGCTGGACACCACCACAATTCCTGCTGACGAGCTGACTATGAAGACGTCCCGCTCCAGTGCTAATTATGGGATGGGTGAGAGCACGGCCGTCAGCAACGTGCGAGCGGCCAACGGAgagccagccctgcaccccTATCTCCGCACCTTCTCCACCTACTTCCATAACTTCGTGGAGCAGTGCCTCCAGAGGAACCCTGACTTCAG GCCAAGCGCAGGCGCTCTGCTCAGTCACCCCTTTTTCAAGCAG atCAAGCGCCGCGCGTCCGAAGCGCTCCCGGAACTCCTGCGCCCCGTCACCCCCATCACCAACTTGGAAGGGACACAGCCCCAGGATCCCAGTGGCATTTTTGGGTTGGTGTCAAatctggagcagctggatgtAGATGACTGGGAATTCTAG
- the STRADA gene encoding STE20-related kinase adapter protein alpha isoform X2 encodes MSFLRWVSEKFIVEGLREFELFGEQPPGDSRRKTNEASSESIASSPKRDTMSNFLPDSSCYELLTIIGRGFEDLMVVNLARYKPTGEYVTVRRVNLEACTNEMVTFLQGELHVSKLFNHPNIVPYKATFIADNELWVVTSFMAYGSAKDLICTHFMDGMSELAIAYILQGVLKALDYIHHMGYVHRSVKASHILISVDGKVYLSGLRSNLSMINHGQRLKVVHDFPKYSIKVLPWLSPEVLQQNLQGYDAKSDIYSVGITACELANGHVPFKDMPSTQMLLEKLNGTVPCLLDTTTIPADELTMKTSRSSANYGMGESTAVSNVRAANGEPALHPYLRTFSTYFHNFVEQCLQRNPDFRPSAGALLSHPFFKQIKRRASEALPELLRPVTPITNLEGTQPQDPSGIFGLVSNLEQLDVDDWEF; translated from the exons acaAATGAGGCGAGCTCCGAGTCGATAGCTTCTTCCCCTAAAAGGGACACCATGAGCAACTTCCTTCCAGACAGCAGCTGCTATGAGTTGCTCACCATCATAG GCAGAGGCTTTGAAGACCTGATGGTTGTGAACCTGGCCAGGTATAAACCCACAGGAGAGTATGTCACAGTCAGAAGGGTGAACCTGGAGGCCTGCACAAACGAGATGGTCACGTTCCTGCAG gggGAACTTCATGTTTCCAAGCTCTTCAACCACCCGAACATCGTGCCATACAAAGCAACCTTCATAGCTGACAATGAGCTGTGGGTTGTGACATCTTTCATGGCCTATG gCTCTGCAAAAGATCTAATCTGTACCCATTTTATGGATGGGATGAGTGAACTGGCCATTGCATATATCCTCCAAGGTGTATTGAAAGCACTTGACTACATCCACCACATGGGCTATGTACatag gAGTGTCAAAGCCAGCCATATCCTGATCTCTGTGGATGGGAAGGTGTACCTCTCTGGCCTGAGGAGTAACCTGAGTATGATCAACCACGGGCAGCGACTCAAAGTTGTTCATGACTTCCCCAAGTACAGCATCAAAGTGCTGCCTTGGCTCAGTCCTGAGGTCTTGCAGCAG AACCTCCAGGGTTACGATGCAAAATCTGACATTTACAGCGTGGGGATAACGGCCTGTGAGCTGGCAAACGGACACGTCCCCTTCAAAGACATGCCTTCCACTCAG ATGCTCTTGGAGAAGCTGAATGGAACCGTTCCCTGCCTGCTGGACACCACCACAATTCCTGCTGACGAGCTGACTATGAAGACGTCCCGCTCCAGTGCTAATTATGGGATGGGTGAGAGCACGGCCGTCAGCAACGTGCGAGCGGCCAACGGAgagccagccctgcaccccTATCTCCGCACCTTCTCCACCTACTTCCATAACTTCGTGGAGCAGTGCCTCCAGAGGAACCCTGACTTCAG GCCAAGCGCAGGCGCTCTGCTCAGTCACCCCTTTTTCAAGCAG atCAAGCGCCGCGCGTCCGAAGCGCTCCCGGAACTCCTGCGCCCCGTCACCCCCATCACCAACTTGGAAGGGACACAGCCCCAGGATCCCAGTGGCATTTTTGGGTTGGTGTCAAatctggagcagctggatgtAGATGACTGGGAATTCTAG
- the STRADA gene encoding STE20-related kinase adapter protein alpha isoform X1, whose amino-acid sequence MSFLVSKPERIRRWVSEKFIVEGLREFELFGEQPPGDSRRKTNEASSESIASSPKRDTMSNFLPDSSCYELLTIIGRGFEDLMVVNLARYKPTGEYVTVRRVNLEACTNEMVTFLQGELHVSKLFNHPNIVPYKATFIADNELWVVTSFMAYGSAKDLICTHFMDGMSELAIAYILQGVLKALDYIHHMGYVHRSVKASHILISVDGKVYLSGLRSNLSMINHGQRLKVVHDFPKYSIKVLPWLSPEVLQQNLQGYDAKSDIYSVGITACELANGHVPFKDMPSTQMLLEKLNGTVPCLLDTTTIPADELTMKTSRSSANYGMGESTAVSNVRAANGEPALHPYLRTFSTYFHNFVEQCLQRNPDFRPSAGALLSHPFFKQIKRRASEALPELLRPVTPITNLEGTQPQDPSGIFGLVSNLEQLDVDDWEF is encoded by the exons acaAATGAGGCGAGCTCCGAGTCGATAGCTTCTTCCCCTAAAAGGGACACCATGAGCAACTTCCTTCCAGACAGCAGCTGCTATGAGTTGCTCACCATCATAG GCAGAGGCTTTGAAGACCTGATGGTTGTGAACCTGGCCAGGTATAAACCCACAGGAGAGTATGTCACAGTCAGAAGGGTGAACCTGGAGGCCTGCACAAACGAGATGGTCACGTTCCTGCAG gggGAACTTCATGTTTCCAAGCTCTTCAACCACCCGAACATCGTGCCATACAAAGCAACCTTCATAGCTGACAATGAGCTGTGGGTTGTGACATCTTTCATGGCCTATG gCTCTGCAAAAGATCTAATCTGTACCCATTTTATGGATGGGATGAGTGAACTGGCCATTGCATATATCCTCCAAGGTGTATTGAAAGCACTTGACTACATCCACCACATGGGCTATGTACatag gAGTGTCAAAGCCAGCCATATCCTGATCTCTGTGGATGGGAAGGTGTACCTCTCTGGCCTGAGGAGTAACCTGAGTATGATCAACCACGGGCAGCGACTCAAAGTTGTTCATGACTTCCCCAAGTACAGCATCAAAGTGCTGCCTTGGCTCAGTCCTGAGGTCTTGCAGCAG AACCTCCAGGGTTACGATGCAAAATCTGACATTTACAGCGTGGGGATAACGGCCTGTGAGCTGGCAAACGGACACGTCCCCTTCAAAGACATGCCTTCCACTCAG ATGCTCTTGGAGAAGCTGAATGGAACCGTTCCCTGCCTGCTGGACACCACCACAATTCCTGCTGACGAGCTGACTATGAAGACGTCCCGCTCCAGTGCTAATTATGGGATGGGTGAGAGCACGGCCGTCAGCAACGTGCGAGCGGCCAACGGAgagccagccctgcaccccTATCTCCGCACCTTCTCCACCTACTTCCATAACTTCGTGGAGCAGTGCCTCCAGAGGAACCCTGACTTCAG GCCAAGCGCAGGCGCTCTGCTCAGTCACCCCTTTTTCAAGCAG atCAAGCGCCGCGCGTCCGAAGCGCTCCCGGAACTCCTGCGCCCCGTCACCCCCATCACCAACTTGGAAGGGACACAGCCCCAGGATCCCAGTGGCATTTTTGGGTTGGTGTCAAatctggagcagctggatgtAGATGACTGGGAATTCTAG